The following proteins come from a genomic window of Iamia sp. SCSIO 61187:
- a CDS encoding DNA polymerase IV, which translates to MQQRPRLERRGVATTSKDGPPADRPGARTILHLDMDAFFVSVELLRRPELRGQPVVVGGSGTRGVVAAASYEARSYGVFSAMPSARARRLCPDAVFLPGDHAHYAEVSERVMAILRSVTPLVEPLSLDEAFLDVTGARRRAGDGPTIARALRRRILDEERLTCSVGVAPVKFLAKLATNDAKPRPSRTGPVFGPGISVVEPGGELAFLHPLPVEALWGVGPATLGRLERYGIRTVGDLAQMPLATLEGAVGKAHGRHLHDLAHAVDPRSVEPAQELKSISHEETYPTDRFDPAELRTEAVRMADAVAARLRRHGTVARTVTVKVRFGDFRTITRSATPPDAVATGPAVARVAKDLLALVDVSPGVRLLGVGVSNLVSPGAGTGTQLSLLDALGEGGADGPAPAEPDAAAWAAATDAVDRARERYGADAVVPASLASPTGIHVRRRGDQQWGPDQEG; encoded by the coding sequence GTGCAACAACGCCCCCGGCTCGAGCGACGAGGAGTAGCCACGACGAGCAAGGACGGCCCGCCGGCCGACCGGCCGGGGGCGCGGACCATCCTCCACCTCGACATGGACGCGTTCTTCGTGTCCGTCGAGCTGCTCCGCCGGCCCGAGCTCCGCGGCCAGCCGGTCGTGGTCGGGGGCAGCGGGACCCGGGGCGTCGTCGCCGCCGCGTCCTACGAGGCCCGCTCCTACGGCGTCTTCTCGGCCATGCCGTCGGCCCGGGCTCGCCGCCTGTGCCCGGACGCCGTGTTCCTGCCGGGCGACCACGCCCACTACGCCGAGGTCAGCGAGCGGGTCATGGCCATCCTGCGGTCCGTCACGCCGCTGGTCGAGCCCCTGTCGCTGGACGAGGCCTTCCTCGACGTCACCGGCGCCCGTCGGCGGGCCGGCGACGGTCCGACCATCGCCCGGGCGCTCCGCCGCCGGATCCTCGACGAGGAGCGCCTGACCTGCTCGGTCGGCGTGGCGCCGGTGAAGTTCCTGGCCAAGCTGGCCACCAACGACGCCAAGCCCCGCCCCTCCCGCACCGGCCCCGTGTTCGGCCCCGGCATCTCGGTGGTCGAACCCGGCGGTGAGCTGGCCTTCCTCCACCCCCTGCCGGTGGAGGCCCTGTGGGGCGTCGGGCCGGCGACCCTCGGCCGTCTCGAGCGCTACGGGATCCGCACCGTCGGTGATCTGGCCCAGATGCCCCTCGCCACCCTCGAGGGCGCCGTCGGCAAGGCCCACGGGCGTCACCTCCACGACCTGGCCCACGCCGTGGACCCCCGGTCGGTCGAACCCGCCCAGGAGCTGAAGTCCATCAGCCACGAGGAGACCTACCCCACCGACCGCTTCGACCCCGCCGAGCTCCGCACCGAGGCCGTCCGCATGGCCGACGCCGTGGCGGCCCGCCTGCGGCGCCACGGGACGGTGGCCCGGACCGTCACCGTCAAGGTCCGCTTCGGCGACTTCCGCACCATCACCCGCAGCGCCACCCCGCCCGACGCCGTCGCCACCGGCCCGGCCGTGGCCCGGGTGGCCAAGGACCTCCTCGCCCTGGTCGACGTCAGCCCCGGGGTCCGCCTCCTGGGGGTCGGGGTGTCGAACCTGGTGTCCCCCGGAGCGGGGACCGGCACCCAGCTCAGCCTGCTCGACGCCCTCGGGGAGGGCGGCGCCGACGGCCCGGCCCCGGCCGAGCCGGACGCCGCCGCCTGGGCGGCCGCCACCGACGCCGTCGACCGGGCCCGCGAGCGCTACGGCGCCGACGCCGTCGTGCCCGCGTCGCTGGCCAGCCCCACGGGCATCCACGTGCGCCGCCGCGGCGACCAGCAGTGGGGGCCTGACCAGGAAGGGTGA
- a CDS encoding DUF3040 domain-containing protein has product MPLSEDEQRILQQIEQQFYDQDPDLAGEMGRASSHARHLRAMRWAALSFVAGLAVLLVTLAWEHSFVVALLGFVVMLGSALWFERSLSAMGRAGIDHLTQTLRDRGLGDGLRGATERARERLRRPDE; this is encoded by the coding sequence ATGCCGCTCTCGGAAGACGAACAGCGGATCCTCCAGCAGATCGAGCAGCAGTTCTACGACCAGGACCCCGACCTCGCCGGGGAGATGGGTCGGGCCAGCAGCCACGCCCGCCACCTGCGCGCCATGCGGTGGGCCGCCCTCTCGTTCGTCGCCGGCCTCGCCGTCCTCCTCGTCACCCTGGCCTGGGAGCACAGCTTCGTCGTGGCCCTCCTCGGCTTCGTGGTCATGCTGGGCTCGGCCCTGTGGTTCGAGCGCAGCCTCAGCGCGATGGGACGGGCCGGCATCGACCACCTGACCCAGACCCTCCGCGACCGCGGTCTCGGCGACGGCCTCCGCGGCGCCACCGAGCGCGCCCGCGAGCGGCTGCGGCGACCCGACGAGTGA
- a CDS encoding DUF3488 and transglutaminase-like domain-containing protein — MTTTLAPPPPAAPRPPTAPAPGAPPGRTVRRPEGLWVTELLLLAVTLVAVAGFARLFADRPVVLPLLVAAVGAHLAGAASRRLGWGAGRTVALSVGAFVLQVSVVLYPHTSAYGLPTPATLDAVGHDLSRAWELFGEVRAPAPRSRGFLVASSLTLWVAVGLADWAAFRLRTVAEAVLPAAAVFVFTTLLGRGGGGVALTALLVAAVLAFAAAQRGSRSGRDDAWVGGRARAGTVALARSGALVALAVALVSGLLGPHLPTAGDEALVDWRGEDGPDGRTTVSPLVDIRSRLVEQGNHTVFTVRAPQGHYWRMTSLPQFDGQVWSSSERFGEADGGLPSEPPEATTETVRQEFTIRRLGSIWAPAATTPTRLVESSTDLRWNGELATLIVPRDTPTIDGVTYTVESAVPSFTPDDLDRPQPEDLPDDVAEATRLPPDLPAVVAETAAAIVADAGDTPYARALALQDWFRSEFTYDLDGVGAGHGGTAIEAFLAARRGYCEQFAGTFAAMARTLGLPSRVAVGFTMGDPRADGTGFTVRGRNAHAWPEVWIAEAGWVPFEPTPGRGIPGAEQYTGVPAQQSGEEAVPAPTTAPAATEPAPTTAPANGPATVPPGEREGAETVGATPAGDDGTPLWLVVPPLVLLAGLVLLGLDAAVIAAVRARRGRGHGADGTVAGRVRAAWARALDALRLVGITPVPAETAREFARRASGDLGEAGPALTRLAGMVTATTWAPASARAPGDLTGQADALAHAIARQVHDTAGWTPRLRAALDPRTLKSP; from the coding sequence GTGACGACGACGCTCGCCCCGCCCCCGCCGGCCGCGCCCCGACCCCCCACGGCCCCGGCGCCGGGGGCCCCGCCGGGGCGGACCGTCCGCCGGCCGGAGGGGCTGTGGGTCACCGAGCTCCTCCTGCTCGCCGTCACCCTGGTCGCGGTGGCCGGCTTCGCCCGGCTCTTCGCCGACCGCCCCGTCGTGCTCCCGCTCCTCGTCGCCGCCGTCGGTGCCCACCTGGCCGGGGCGGCGAGCCGCCGCCTCGGCTGGGGTGCGGGCCGGACGGTCGCCCTCTCGGTCGGGGCCTTCGTCCTCCAGGTGTCGGTCGTCCTGTACCCCCACACGTCGGCCTACGGCCTGCCCACCCCGGCCACGCTGGACGCCGTCGGCCACGACCTCAGCCGGGCCTGGGAGCTCTTCGGCGAGGTCCGGGCGCCGGCGCCCCGCTCCCGGGGGTTCCTGGTCGCGTCGAGCCTCACCCTGTGGGTGGCGGTGGGGCTGGCCGACTGGGCCGCCTTCCGCCTCCGCACCGTGGCCGAGGCCGTGCTGCCCGCGGCCGCCGTGTTCGTCTTCACCACCCTGCTCGGCCGGGGCGGCGGCGGCGTGGCCCTCACCGCTCTGCTCGTGGCGGCCGTGCTCGCCTTCGCCGCCGCCCAGCGGGGCAGCCGCTCGGGGCGAGACGACGCGTGGGTCGGCGGGCGGGCCCGCGCCGGGACGGTCGCCCTCGCCCGGTCCGGCGCCCTGGTCGCCCTGGCCGTGGCCCTGGTGAGCGGGCTGCTGGGCCCGCACCTGCCGACGGCGGGCGACGAGGCCCTCGTCGACTGGCGGGGGGAGGACGGACCCGACGGGCGCACGACCGTCAGCCCGCTGGTCGACATCCGGTCGCGGCTCGTCGAGCAGGGCAACCACACCGTCTTCACGGTGCGGGCCCCGCAGGGCCACTACTGGCGGATGACCTCGCTGCCGCAGTTCGACGGGCAGGTGTGGTCGTCGAGCGAGCGCTTCGGCGAGGCCGACGGCGGGCTGCCGAGCGAGCCGCCGGAGGCGACGACCGAGACGGTGCGCCAGGAGTTCACCATCCGCCGGCTGGGCTCGATCTGGGCGCCGGCGGCGACGACGCCGACGCGGCTGGTCGAGAGCTCGACCGACCTGCGGTGGAACGGGGAGCTGGCGACCCTGATCGTGCCCCGGGACACGCCGACGATCGACGGCGTCACCTACACCGTCGAGTCCGCCGTCCCCTCGTTCACGCCCGACGACCTGGACCGCCCGCAGCCCGAGGACCTTCCCGACGACGTGGCGGAGGCGACCCGGCTGCCACCCGACCTACCCGCCGTGGTGGCCGAGACGGCCGCCGCCATCGTCGCCGACGCCGGCGACACCCCCTACGCCCGGGCCCTGGCCCTCCAGGACTGGTTCCGGTCCGAGTTCACCTACGACCTCGACGGCGTCGGCGCCGGGCACGGCGGCACGGCCATCGAGGCGTTCCTGGCCGCGCGGCGGGGCTACTGCGAGCAGTTCGCCGGCACCTTCGCGGCGATGGCCCGCACCCTGGGCCTCCCCAGCCGGGTCGCCGTCGGGTTCACCATGGGCGACCCCCGCGCCGACGGGACCGGCTTCACGGTCCGGGGCCGCAACGCCCACGCCTGGCCCGAGGTGTGGATCGCCGAGGCCGGCTGGGTGCCCTTCGAGCCCACGCCGGGGCGGGGCATCCCGGGGGCCGAGCAGTACACGGGCGTCCCCGCCCAGCAGTCGGGCGAGGAGGCGGTCCCCGCCCCCACCACCGCGCCCGCCGCCACCGAGCCGGCACCGACCACGGCCCCGGCGAACGGGCCGGCCACGGTCCCGCCCGGCGAGCGCGAGGGCGCCGAGACGGTCGGGGCCACCCCGGCCGGCGACGACGGGACGCCGCTCTGGCTGGTGGTGCCCCCGCTGGTCCTGCTGGCCGGGCTGGTCCTGCTGGGGCTGGACGCCGCCGTGATCGCCGCGGTGCGGGCCCGGCGGGGCCGGGGCCACGGTGCCGACGGCACCGTGGCCGGCCGGGTCCGGGCGGCGTGGGCGCGGGCGCTCGACGCCCTGCGCCTCGTGGGCATCACCCCGGTGCCAGCCGAGACGGCCCGGGAGTTCGCCCGCCGGGCCAGCGGCGACCTGGGGGAGGCGGGCCCGGCGCTCACCCGTTTGGCGGGGATGGTCACCGCCACCACGTGGGCCCCGGCGTCGGCTCGGGCCCCGGGCGACCTCACCGGCCAGGCCGACGCCCTGGCCCACGCCATCGCCCGCCAGGTCCACGACACCGCCGGCTGGACCCCCCGCCTGAGGGCCGCCCTCGATCCGAGAACCCTCAAGTCCCCCTGA
- a CDS encoding DUF58 domain-containing protein, with product MITRPGALVLAGSVALAVAGRLLGLVEAYVLAAAGGLLVIVAVAQVLVLQPRLRVRRSVRPERVHVGTPARVEIDVASVGRVATPVLTLVDPIGDRAGARLRLAPLPVGGTVRAAYRLPTRTRGEVSVGPLQVEVADPFGLAHRRQVVADKVRLVVLPHVDPIRPLPPPAGAEPLSGQEGRPGLGRSGDEFHTLRPYVVGDDIRRVHWPMSARSDDLVVRQDDEPRQGRLTVVLDVTSAHTSTDGFERMVSAAASIAAAHWQRGDIVRLLTSDHQDTGWATGVAAYDNLMEVLAVAARSARADLDRVLGLTDAGAHAIVVVTGGRPDADIATLAGHRARRAGHRAGMTVVRFLGHAPADRVGGIRGVRIVDVGPSRPFPLVWEDARVRRRTPVGSRP from the coding sequence GTGATCACCCGGCCCGGCGCCCTGGTCCTCGCCGGATCGGTGGCCCTGGCCGTCGCCGGCCGGTTGCTCGGCCTGGTCGAGGCCTACGTGCTCGCGGCCGCCGGTGGCCTCCTCGTCATCGTCGCCGTGGCGCAGGTCCTCGTGCTCCAGCCCCGCCTCCGCGTCCGGCGCTCGGTCCGCCCCGAGCGCGTCCACGTGGGCACGCCGGCGCGGGTCGAGATCGACGTGGCCTCGGTCGGCCGGGTGGCGACCCCGGTGCTGACCCTGGTCGACCCGATCGGCGACCGGGCCGGGGCCCGCCTCCGCCTCGCCCCGCTGCCGGTCGGCGGCACCGTCCGCGCCGCCTACCGGCTCCCGACCCGCACCCGGGGCGAGGTGTCGGTGGGGCCGCTGCAGGTCGAGGTGGCCGACCCGTTCGGCCTGGCCCACCGGCGCCAGGTGGTGGCGGACAAGGTGCGCCTCGTCGTCCTCCCCCACGTGGACCCGATCCGGCCCCTCCCCCCACCGGCCGGCGCCGAGCCCCTGTCGGGCCAGGAGGGCCGCCCCGGCCTCGGGCGGTCGGGCGACGAGTTCCACACGCTGCGGCCCTACGTCGTGGGCGACGACATCCGTCGGGTGCACTGGCCGATGAGCGCCCGGTCCGACGACCTGGTGGTGCGCCAGGACGACGAGCCCCGGCAGGGCCGCCTCACCGTCGTGCTCGACGTGACCTCGGCCCACACCTCGACCGACGGCTTCGAGCGCATGGTCTCGGCGGCGGCGAGCATCGCCGCCGCCCACTGGCAGCGGGGCGACATCGTCCGCCTCCTCACCAGCGACCACCAGGACACCGGCTGGGCCACGGGCGTGGCCGCCTACGACAACCTGATGGAGGTGCTGGCCGTGGCCGCCCGCTCGGCGCGGGCCGACCTGGACCGGGTCCTGGGCCTCACCGACGCCGGCGCCCACGCCATCGTCGTCGTGACCGGCGGCCGGCCCGACGCCGACATCGCCACCCTCGCCGGCCACCGGGCCCGGCGCGCCGGCCACCGGGCCGGGATGACGGTCGTGCGCTTCCTCGGCCACGCCCCGGCCGACCGGGTCGGTGGCATCCGGGGCGTCCGGATCGTCGACGTGGGCCCGAGCCGACCCTTCCCCCTGGTCTGGGAGGACGCCCGGGTCCGCCGGCGGACGCCGGTGGGGAGCCGGCCGTGA
- a CDS encoding MoxR family ATPase, giving the protein MADASPIDRSDGAPGGLRPEDAARTFDAIVANVSRVIQGKAEVTRMILLALVAGGHVLIEDVPGVGKTSLAKALAASIDGSFGRIQFTPDLLPSDVVGVSVYDRRSATFDFRPGPVFANVVLADEINRASPKTQAALLESMAEGQVTVSGETYGLEQPFVVLATQNPAEHEGAYPLPDSQLDRFLLRVSVGYPSEDAEVAILASDGAEDAIPHLKPVASTAAVAALGTAGRGVHIAPGLQHYLVDLATASRSHPRLALGMSPRATLSLQRAAQARALVAGRDFVVPDDIKALAVPALAHRLQLAPEAALSGTSRSHIVAELLDRVPVPTTAGPRR; this is encoded by the coding sequence GTGGCCGACGCGTCACCGATCGATCGCTCAGACGGCGCCCCCGGCGGGCTCCGTCCCGAGGACGCGGCCCGGACGTTCGACGCCATCGTCGCCAACGTGTCGCGGGTGATCCAGGGCAAGGCCGAGGTCACCCGGATGATCCTGCTCGCCCTCGTCGCCGGGGGCCACGTGCTCATCGAGGACGTGCCCGGGGTCGGCAAGACCAGCCTGGCCAAGGCCCTCGCCGCCTCGATCGACGGCAGCTTCGGGCGCATCCAGTTCACGCCGGACCTGCTCCCGTCGGACGTGGTCGGCGTGAGCGTGTACGACCGGCGGTCGGCGACGTTCGACTTCCGGCCCGGCCCGGTCTTCGCCAACGTCGTCCTGGCCGACGAGATCAACCGGGCCTCGCCCAAGACCCAGGCCGCCCTGCTCGAGTCGATGGCCGAGGGCCAGGTGACCGTCAGCGGGGAGACCTACGGCCTCGAGCAGCCCTTCGTGGTGCTGGCCACCCAGAACCCGGCCGAGCACGAGGGCGCCTACCCCCTCCCCGACAGCCAGCTCGACCGCTTCCTGCTGCGGGTCTCGGTGGGCTACCCGTCCGAGGACGCCGAGGTGGCCATCCTCGCCAGCGACGGGGCCGAGGACGCCATCCCCCACCTCAAGCCGGTCGCCAGCACCGCGGCCGTGGCCGCCCTCGGCACCGCCGGGCGCGGCGTCCACATCGCCCCCGGGCTCCAGCACTACCTGGTCGACCTGGCCACGGCCAGCCGGTCCCACCCCCGCCTGGCGCTCGGCATGTCCCCCCGGGCGACGCTGAGCCTGCAGCGGGCGGCCCAGGCCCGGGCCCTGGTCGCCGGGCGGGACTTCGTGGTGCCCGACGACATCAAGGCCTTGGCCGTCCCGGCCCTCGCCCACCGGCTCCAGCTGGCCCCCGAGGCGGCCCTCTCGGGCACGTCGCGATCGCACATCGTGGCCGAGCTCCTCGACCGGGTCCCCGTCCCCACCACGGCCGGCCCCCGCCGGTGA
- a CDS encoding ROK family protein: protein MDAEVVLALDVGGTKLAAGTVDAAGGLAGRRQVATPAGDDPEALFAVVTGLVDQVRAQASSAPVAVGVGCGGPMTATGVSPLNIPAWRGFPLRDRLAAHTGLPVVVDNDAKALALGEGWVGAARGVDDFLAMVVSTGVGGGIVLDGRMLDGADGNAGHIGHLIVEPGGRTCACGARGCLEAEASGTAIAAVTGGHPRDAPPAVRERTGTLVGRAVASVANLLDLRLACVAGSVALGYGDVFLDAARAELAACARMDHSRGTEIRFGALGDAGPLVGAGALGWRALGR, encoded by the coding sequence GTGGACGCGGAGGTGGTGCTGGCGCTCGACGTCGGGGGGACGAAGCTGGCGGCGGGGACCGTCGACGCCGCGGGCGGCCTCGCCGGTCGCCGGCAGGTGGCCACCCCGGCCGGGGACGACCCCGAGGCGCTGTTCGCCGTGGTCACCGGGCTGGTCGACCAGGTCCGGGCGCAGGCCTCCTCGGCCCCGGTGGCGGTGGGGGTGGGCTGCGGCGGGCCCATGACCGCGACGGGCGTGTCGCCGCTCAACATCCCGGCCTGGCGCGGCTTCCCGCTCCGGGACCGGTTGGCCGCTCACACCGGCCTGCCCGTGGTGGTCGACAACGACGCCAAGGCCCTCGCCCTGGGTGAGGGGTGGGTCGGCGCCGCTCGCGGCGTGGACGACTTCCTCGCCATGGTCGTCTCGACCGGCGTGGGCGGCGGGATCGTGCTCGACGGGCGCATGCTCGACGGGGCCGACGGCAACGCCGGCCACATCGGCCACCTCATCGTCGAACCCGGGGGCCGGACCTGCGCGTGCGGGGCGCGGGGCTGCCTCGAGGCCGAGGCCTCGGGCACGGCGATCGCCGCCGTCACCGGCGGGCACCCCCGGGACGCCCCGCCGGCGGTGCGGGAGCGCACCGGGACCCTGGTCGGGCGGGCGGTGGCGTCGGTGGCGAACCTGCTGGACCTGCGCCTGGCCTGCGTGGCCGGCTCGGTGGCCCTCGGCTACGGCGACGTCTTCCTCGACGCCGCCCGGGCCGAGCTGGCGGCCTGCGCCCGGATGGACCACAGCCGGGGCACCGAGATCCGCTTCGGGGCCCTCGGCGACGCCGGCCCCCTCGTCGGCGCCGGCGCCCTCGGCTGGCGCGCCCTCGGACGCTGA
- a CDS encoding ECF transporter S component has product MTWRGLRVRAAYLLASVVGFGAFLYPFWLPTESADAVTRGGDAPLVAGLVGALAVAAVLIEVKVGTMAGADVALLGMLSAMAGLLRLIDLPGGGSGIFFLVLLAAAAFGPRFGFLLGLFAMALSAVITGGIGPWLPFQMLVLAWMAAATGGLGRITRRLGPRVEVAVLAAWSWAVGFGYGAIINLWSWPLTPGPGDLQWRPGLGLQGTLEHYWSFYVATSLAWDAAGATANLVVVALLGVPVLRTLRRFSHRLDPVVVLEPSISPGPGARTGASAAT; this is encoded by the coding sequence ATGACCTGGCGGGGCCTGCGGGTGCGGGCCGCCTACCTGCTGGCCAGCGTGGTCGGCTTCGGCGCCTTCCTGTACCCGTTCTGGCTGCCGACCGAGTCCGCCGACGCCGTGACCCGCGGCGGCGACGCCCCGCTCGTCGCCGGCCTGGTGGGGGCGCTGGCCGTGGCCGCGGTGCTCATCGAGGTCAAGGTCGGCACCATGGCCGGGGCCGACGTCGCCCTGCTGGGGATGCTCTCGGCCATGGCCGGCCTGCTGCGGCTCATCGACCTGCCCGGCGGGGGCAGCGGGATCTTCTTCCTCGTCCTGCTCGCCGCCGCCGCCTTCGGGCCCCGGTTCGGGTTCCTCCTCGGCCTGTTCGCCATGGCCCTCAGCGCGGTCATCACCGGTGGCATCGGCCCGTGGCTGCCGTTCCAGATGCTGGTGCTGGCGTGGATGGCGGCGGCGACGGGCGGGCTCGGGCGCATCACCCGGCGGCTCGGCCCCCGGGTCGAGGTGGCGGTGCTCGCCGCCTGGTCGTGGGCGGTCGGCTTCGGGTACGGGGCGATCATCAACCTGTGGTCGTGGCCGCTGACCCCCGGCCCGGGCGACCTGCAGTGGCGTCCCGGCCTCGGCCTGCAGGGCACGCTCGAGCACTACTGGTCGTTCTACGTGGCCACCTCTCTGGCCTGGGACGCGGCCGGCGCCACGGCCAACCTCGTCGTGGTCGCCCTCCTGGGGGTGCCGGTGCTGCGGACGCTGCGACGGTTCTCGCACCGCCTCGACCCGGTGGTGGTCCTGGAGCCCTCGATCAGCCCCGGGCCCGGGGCCAGGACCGGAGCCAGCGCAGCCACGTGA
- a CDS encoding ABC transporter ATP-binding protein, with the protein MTAPGSVRWDDVGFAYHDAPPVLDGVDLEVDDGEVVVLVGDSGSGKSTLLRTVNALVPRGTGGRFRGRVVVGGLEVGDRRPRDMAGTVGFVHQDPEAQVVVDEVEHDVAFALENLGVAAPEMRRRVEEVLDAVGIAHLRHRSPATLSGGERQRAAVAGALAAAPAVLVLDEPTSMLDPQGADDVLAAVARVADDLGTTVLMAEHRLERAGPMADRAAVLAGGRIAAVGPPGAVLGPLAGAPPVAHLGRLLGWDPVPLTVREARRAWRRAPVDLHPLAGCGAGRPDLPDAVPGDVLLAARGLAVGPGGGAPVVAGVDLELRAGEVVALLGRNGAGKTTLLRALADLAPPLGGTVERAVRTALVPQDPSSLLFSPTVRAEVEETCRLLGHDRAGVDPWLERLALGPLAERHPRSLSTGERQRVAVAAVAVGGAPVLLLDEPTRGIDAASRSALEAAATDHAAGGGAVVVATHDVELAARCATRVVVLGGGEVVADGPAREVLSGSLFAPQILRVVPPFLTVAEVAAARAPRDEEVR; encoded by the coding sequence GTGACCGCGCCGGGCTCGGTCCGCTGGGACGACGTCGGCTTCGCCTACCACGACGCCCCACCGGTCCTCGACGGCGTCGACCTGGAGGTCGACGACGGCGAGGTGGTCGTGCTCGTGGGCGACAGCGGGTCGGGCAAGAGCACCCTCCTGCGCACGGTGAACGCCCTGGTGCCACGCGGCACCGGGGGCCGGTTCCGGGGCCGCGTGGTCGTGGGCGGGCTCGAGGTCGGCGACCGCCGACCCCGCGACATGGCCGGCACCGTGGGCTTCGTCCACCAGGACCCCGAGGCCCAGGTGGTCGTCGACGAGGTCGAGCACGACGTGGCCTTCGCCCTCGAGAACCTCGGGGTCGCCGCCCCCGAGATGCGGCGCCGGGTCGAGGAGGTCCTCGACGCCGTCGGCATCGCCCACCTCCGCCACCGCTCCCCGGCCACGCTGTCGGGCGGCGAGCGCCAGCGGGCCGCGGTGGCCGGGGCCCTCGCCGCCGCCCCGGCCGTCCTCGTGCTCGACGAGCCGACGTCGATGCTCGACCCCCAGGGCGCCGACGACGTGCTGGCCGCCGTGGCCCGCGTCGCCGACGACCTGGGCACGACGGTGCTGATGGCCGAGCACCGCCTCGAGCGGGCCGGGCCCATGGCCGACCGGGCCGCCGTGCTCGCCGGGGGCCGGATCGCCGCCGTCGGCCCGCCGGGGGCGGTGCTCGGCCCGCTCGCCGGCGCACCGCCCGTCGCCCACCTGGGCCGCCTCCTCGGGTGGGACCCGGTCCCCCTCACCGTCCGGGAGGCCCGCCGGGCCTGGCGGCGTGCGCCCGTCGACCTCCACCCGCTCGCCGGCTGCGGGGCCGGGCGGCCCGATCTTCCGGACGCCGTCCCGGGCGACGTCCTGCTCGCGGCGCGCGGGCTGGCGGTGGGTCCCGGCGGGGGCGCGCCCGTCGTGGCGGGCGTCGACCTGGAGCTGCGGGCCGGCGAGGTCGTCGCCCTGCTGGGCCGCAACGGGGCGGGCAAGACGACGCTGCTGCGGGCGCTGGCCGACCTGGCCCCGCCCCTCGGCGGCACCGTCGAGCGGGCGGTGCGCACCGCCCTCGTGCCGCAGGACCCGTCGAGCCTCCTCTTCTCCCCCACCGTGCGCGCCGAGGTCGAGGAGACCTGCCGCCTGCTGGGCCACGACCGCGCCGGCGTCGACCCGTGGCTCGAGCGGCTCGCCCTCGGCCCCCTGGCCGAGCGGCACCCCCGCAGCCTCTCGACCGGCGAGCGCCAGCGCGTCGCCGTCGCCGCCGTGGCCGTCGGCGGGGCACCCGTCCTGCTGCTCGACGAGCCGACCCGCGGGATCGACGCTGCGTCCCGCTCGGCCCTCGAGGCGGCGGCGACCGACCACGCCGCCGGCGGTGGGGCGGTCGTGGTGGCGACCCACGACGTCGAGCTGGCCGCCCGCTGCGCCACCCGGGTCGTCGTCCTCGGCGGCGGCGAGGTCGTGGCCGACGGGCCGGCCCGCGAGGTCCTGTCCGGCTCGCTCTTCGCCCCGCAGATCCTCCGGGTCGTCCCCCCGTTCCTCACCGTGGCCGAGGTCGCCGCCGCCCGCGCTCCCCGCGACGAGGAGGTGCGATGA
- a CDS encoding energy-coupling factor transporter transmembrane component T, whose translation MSAPLHSVTWLVWAVAVTVSLQLARNPLLVAIALAVVWLVVETHRRPGSLARAFPVLLAVAVVFGLLRVVLIGLTTPLDPGADGALLSLPQATLPTALGGFSVGGTVSQSVVLQTAIDSLVVVGIMATFGAFNAVASHHELLGAAPRAFHEPGLVLTVAMAFVPSTLDAASAAREADRARTGGVRVRRGRTLRLALPVLETGLERAVHLAESMDARGYGRQRPQPSDRAAAALSAGALVALAAAVVALVGRATGLATGLAGAGVVALVAAVVVSGRTAPTRYRPRRLVRRDVLVMAGVLAVPAVLAACAAADVRDLAWDPSLIPLRWPSLPLLPAAALVGLALPAAVRPAPRAAGPDEAGPARTSAP comes from the coding sequence GTGTCCGCCCCCCTCCACTCGGTGACCTGGCTGGTCTGGGCCGTCGCCGTCACGGTCTCGCTCCAGCTGGCCCGCAACCCGCTCCTCGTGGCCATCGCCCTGGCCGTGGTGTGGCTCGTCGTCGAGACCCACCGCCGCCCCGGGTCGCTGGCCCGGGCCTTCCCCGTCCTGCTCGCCGTCGCGGTCGTGTTCGGGCTGCTGCGGGTGGTGCTCATCGGCCTGACCACACCGCTCGACCCCGGCGCCGACGGCGCCCTGCTGAGCCTCCCACAGGCGACGCTGCCCACCGCCCTGGGCGGGTTCTCGGTAGGCGGGACGGTGTCGCAGTCGGTCGTCCTCCAGACCGCGATCGACAGCCTCGTGGTCGTCGGGATCATGGCCACCTTCGGCGCCTTCAACGCGGTGGCGTCCCACCACGAGCTGCTCGGCGCCGCCCCCCGGGCCTTCCACGAGCCCGGCCTCGTCCTCACCGTCGCCATGGCCTTCGTGCCCTCGACCCTCGACGCCGCCAGCGCCGCCCGCGAGGCCGACCGGGCCCGGACCGGCGGGGTGCGGGTCCGCCGGGGCCGCACCCTCCGCCTCGCCCTGCCGGTGCTGGAGACCGGCCTCGAGCGGGCCGTCCACCTGGCCGAGTCGATGGACGCCCGGGGCTACGGGCGCCAGCGGCCCCAGCCGTCGGACCGGGCCGCCGCCGCCCTGTCCGCCGGCGCCCTGGTGGCCCTGGCCGCCGCCGTGGTGGCGCTGGTCGGCCGGGCCACGGGCCTGGCCACCGGCCTCGCCGGTGCCGGGGTCGTCGCCCTCGTGGCCGCCGTCGTCGTCAGCGGCCGGACGGCGCCCACCCGGTACCGGCCCCGCCGCCTGGTCCGACGGGACGTCCTGGTGATGGCCGGGGTGCTCGCCGTGCCGGCCGTGCTGGCCGCCTGCGCGGCGGCAGACGTCCGCGACCTGGCGTGGGACCCGTCGCTCATCCCCCTGCGCTGGCCGTCCCTCCCCCTGCTGCCGGCGGCCGCCCTCGTCGGCCTGGCCCTCCCCGCCGCCGTGCGCCCCGCGCCTCGCGCCGCGGGTCCGGATGAGGCCGGGCCGGCCCGGACCTCGGCGCCGTGA